ttacattctagtattacaataacagAAATCGTTTTATTAACCAAAAATCCAACCGTTACACTTTTCTTGTTAAAGGTCTAATACTGAATATTGATTTTGCAACAACAATTGATGGATTCATATTGTATGACGACGTGATCTTTTTGATATAGACGATTtctgatgataatttttaaaatcgaatagaaataaatgtaataactgaaataaacgtaaaacacagatgttatttacacatatatgaTCGTtacaacacatatttataaactaagtgTATTACTTGTACATGTATGGTTATATACTAAACTgatcacattaaaaaaattgaagtgaacgtgaaatcaaatcaaataacgtGTGGAAGGGAGAATTACTTACCTGATCTGTCGAACCCGAAactgcaatttttttaatctaatatatttaatataattagacgCGTTATCTTACTTGACAACAAGTTCACGaggtataaaatcaaatattaacacatttaagtgattaattcaatatttattttgaaatacaaataaattataaaagtaataagaaACATCAAAGTAAACTAACAAGTAATATCATTTGATTTAGACTTACAATCACAAACATGGCTAGCTTTTACATATtcgttttttacattttctataaattcatttcctttacatagtaatacaaatatacatttaggaTTCCATTTTGCGTGTTCGACCCATGGTATATCATCGTTTGACCATTTTTGTAAGACAAGTCCACAGAAAAAACATTCAACTATATCACCTACACcggtatattttaaaccagaTTCAGCtaacgaatatttattttgacatgAAGTAGATGGATATgagttatatgtttttaatcttgACATAAATGTGGTATAATCTGAATGTACTGGATATGAATTATTTCTtactaaataaactaaagaTGGAAAATCGTTGGAAAATTTCTGTAAATTCATGGTTACAATAAAGCTTaagataaatactttaaaaaaccAATCAATAAGCTAATTTAccagagaaataataaaaaaaatataacaagac
Above is a window of Aphis gossypii isolate Hap1 unplaced genomic scaffold, ASM2018417v2 Contig00819, whole genome shotgun sequence DNA encoding:
- the LOC126555367 gene encoding death-associated inhibitor of apoptosis 2-like, with product MNLQKFSNDFPSLVYLVRNNSYPVHSDYTTFMSRLKTYNSYPSTSCQNKYSLAESGLKYTGVGDIVECFFCGLVLQKWSNDDIPWVEHAKWNPKCIFVLLCKGNEFIENVKNEYVKASHVCDCKSKSNDITC